Proteins encoded by one window of Pecten maximus chromosome 15, xPecMax1.1, whole genome shotgun sequence:
- the LOC117344017 gene encoding solute carrier family 23 member 1-like codes for MVGWGLSAVLTKTGVLTDDPSKAEYMARTDARADIITNANWFKVPYPNQFGSPTFNTGVFIAFFIGTLNSILDSIGDYYACARTCNVPPPPRYAVNRAIAVEGIGSALSGILGCGHATTTYGGNIGVIGLTKVASRDVLLWTAFIYIVFGLVGKVSALFITIPLPVLGGAMIVMFGMFNGIVLSNLQVVSLSSTRNLAVIGTSLLTGLMVPYWLENYPDDLKTGNVYRDKVLMTLLSNPIICGGVLAVFLDNTVPGTARERGITAWQEPEKCGQSRTYSEGLEMYAPLLPARWLSWRVMKYLPFCQYKAQEKDKDTSLHGQEEQTV; via the exons ATGGTTGGTTGGGGACTGTCGGCTGTTCTGACAAAAACGGGCGTGTTGACAGACGATCCATCCAAAGCTGAATACATGGCCAGGACGGACGCACGAGCGGACATCATCACAAACGCCAACTGGTTTAAAGTCCCCTACCCAA ATCAGTTTGGATCACCGACATTTAATACTGGGGTGTTTATTGCTTTTTTCATCGGAACTCTTAACTCCATTCTCGATTCCATCGGTGATTACTACGCTTGCGCAAGAACTTGTAACGTGCCTCCTCCGCCTCGATATGCCGTCAATCGAGCTATTGCTGTGGAAGGCATTGGAAGTGCCTTATCAGGGATTTTAGGGTGTGGCCACGCTACTACCACTTACGGGGGCAATATTGGTGTGATAGGACTCACAAAG GTCGCAAGTCGGGATGTTTTACTGTGGACGGCATTCATCTACATAGTTTTCGGCCTCGTTGGGAAAGTTTCAGCACTTTTCATAACAATACCACTTCCGGTCCTAGGTGGCGCTATGATCGTCATGTTCGGAATGTTTAATGGTATCGTCCTATCCAATCTCCAAGTGGTATCCCTTTCATCTACTCGGAACCTCGCTGTCATCGGAACCTCTCTTCTTACAGGTCTGATGGTTCCCTACTGGCTGGAGAACTATCCGGATGATCTGAAAACAG GCAATGTTTATAGAGACAAAGTATTGATGACACTACTTTCCAACCCTATCATATGTGGAGGCGTCTTGGCAGTGTTTCTTGATAACACTGTTCCTG GAACGGCCAGAGAGCGAGGGATCACAGCTTGGCAGGAGCCTGAAAAGTGTGGACAATCTCGGACTTATAGTGAGGGATTAGAAATGTACGCTCCCCTTCTACCCGCACGCTGGCTCTCGTGGAGGGTAATGAAGTACTTACCTTTCTGTCAGTATAAGGCTCAGGAGAAGGACAAAGATACATCACTACACGGTCAGGAAGAGCAAACGGTATAG
- the LOC117344113 gene encoding solute carrier family 23 member 1-like yields the protein MESEKPSPLTDTGPGENLVLNDPDEVTIEYEDVPKLLYNVSDRVPVRFAIFCAFQQTLIALSSSLAVSSFVADIACASDFPDIRRDLLSSTLLMNGVTTLLMVTIGARLPLFQGAASEYVVPLLAMQMANPDMCKVPVESDTHQFLNVSMTLNDSLHLNTTTTHDMGIRREFALTKLGEASITLFNT from the exons ATGGAGAGTGAGAAGCCAAGTCCTCTAACTGACACAGGACCAGGAGAGAATTTGGTTCTGAATGACCCAGACGAGGTGACCATCGAGTACGAAGATGTTCCCAAACTTTTGTACAACGTCTCGGACAGAGTACCCGTCCGCTTTGCAATTTTTTGTGCATTCCAG CAAACATTAATCGCTCTCTCTTCTTCACTGGCCGTTTCGTCTTTTGTGGCGGACATAGCTTGTGCGTCCGACTTCCCGGACATCAGAAGAGATCTCCTCAGCTCCACATTGTTAATGAATGGAGTAACCACTTTGTTGATGGTGACAATTGGGGCAAG GCTTCCACTGTTTCAAGGCGCTGCTTCGGAATATGTCGTCCCTTTGTTGGCAATGCAGATGGCAAACCCGGATATGTGTAAGGTCCCTGTAG AGTCGGACACTCATCAATTTCTGAATGTTAGCATGACTTTGAACGACAGTCTCCATCTCAATACAACAACCACACACGATATGGGGATTAGGAGAGAGTTTGCCCTCACTAAACTAGGCGAGGCAAGTATTACCTTGTTTAACACTTAA
- the LOC117344379 gene encoding solute carrier family 23 member 2-like, which yields MLLGGIFMSRATTKFARSHWGLSAITAATALVLSLYLSNRKMPFPAWSRKRGFHIFWYPFHQVFSILIGLLVGWGLSAVLTITGVLTDDPSKGEYMARTDAQADIIAKASWFKVPYPNQFGTPSFDTGVFISFFIGTLTSILDSIGDYYACARTCNVPPPPRYAVNRGLAVEGFGSTLSGLLGCGHATTTYGGNIGAIGLTKVASRDVLLWTAFIYIVFGLVGKVSAVFITIPLPVLGGAMIVMFGMFNGIVLSNLQVISLSSTRNLAVIGASLLLGLMVPYWLEAFPDDLQTGSAYNDNIIKTLLSNPILIGGAFAAFLDNTVPGTAKERGITAWQEPEKSDQSQIYSEGLEVYIPLLPARWLSWKVMKYLPFCQYKAQEEDDIT from the exons ATGTTGTTAGGTGGTATCTTCATGTCAAGGGCAACAACAAAGTTTGCTAGATCCCATTGGGGTCTATCTGCAAT CACAGCAGCCACCGCTCTGGTACTCTCTCTTTACCTCAGCAACCGGAAGATGCCGTTTCCGGCTTGGTCCAGGAAAAGGGGATTTCATATCTTCTGGTATCCCTTCCATCAAGTCTTTTCG attctgATTGGTTTACTTGTTGGCTGGGGACTGTCGGCTGTTCTGACGATAACAGGCGTGTTGACAGACGATCCCTCTAAGGGTGAATACATGGCCAGGACGGATGCACAAGCAGACATTATCGCAAAGGCCAGCTGGTTTAAAGTCCCCTATCCAA ATCAATTTGGAACGCCATCTTTCGACACGGGAGTATTCATTTCCTTTTTCATCGGTACACTTACCTCTATCCTTGACTCTATCGGCGACTACTACGCATGCGCTAGGACTTGTAATGTACCTCCGCCACCACGCTATGCTGTTAACAGAGGTCTGGCTGTGGAAGGTTTCGGAAGTACCTTGTCAGGGTTATTAGGATGTGGCCACGCAACCACTACGTACGGGGGAAACATCGGGGCCATTGGCCTAACAAAG GTAGCAAGTCGGGATGTTTTACTGTGGACGGCATTCATCTACATAGTTTTCGGCCTCGTTGGTAAAGTATCTGCAGTCTTCATAACCATACCGCTTCCGGTCCTAGGTGGCGCCATGATCGTCATGTTTGGAATGTTTAATGGTATCGTCCTATCCAACCTCCAGGTGATATCACTTTCATCTACTCGAAACCTCGCTGTCATCGGAGCTTCTCTACTTTTAGGTCTGATGGTCCCTTACTGGTTAGAGGCCTTTCCGGATGATCTTCAAACTG GCAGTGCCTACAATGACAACATAATAAAGACACTACTATCAAACCCTATTCTGATAGGAGGAGCCTTTGCAGCCTTTCTTGATAACACAGTTCCTG GTACGGCAAAAGAACGGGGAATCACGGCGTGGCAGGAGCCGGAAAAAAGCGATCAGTCTCAGATATATAGCGAAGGTCTGGAAGTGTACATACCCCTTCTACCCGCACGCTGGCTCTCGTGGAAGGTGATGAAGTACCTACCCTTCTGTCAATATAAAGCTCAGGAGGAGGATGACATCACCTAA